Proteins co-encoded in one Corynebacterium tuberculostearicum genomic window:
- the rpmA gene encoding 50S ribosomal protein L27, with protein sequence MAHKKGASSSSNGRDSESKRLGVKRFGGQQVNAGEIIVRQRGTKFHPGENVGRGGDDTLFALAAGSVEFGIKRGRRMVNIVPAEEVAAEATA encoded by the coding sequence ATGGCACACAAGAAGGGTGCTTCCAGCTCCAGCAACGGTCGCGATTCCGAGTCCAAGCGTCTCGGTGTCAAGCGCTTCGGTGGTCAGCAGGTTAATGCCGGCGAGATCATCGTGCGTCAGCGCGGTACCAAGTTCCACCCAGGTGAGAACGTAGGCCGCGGCGGCGACGATACTCTGTTCGCGCTTGCAGCTGGCTCCGTTGAGTTCGGTATCAAGCGCGGCCGTCGTATGGTCAACATCGTTCCGGCTGAAGAGGTTGCTGCAGAAGCGACTGCCTAA
- the rplU gene encoding 50S ribosomal protein L21, producing the protein MYAIVKTGGKQYKVAEGDLVKVEKIEGEPGSAVALTPVLLVDGADVKSKASDLEKVSVSAEIVEQGKGPKVDILKYKNKTGYKRRLGHRQPVTTLKITGIK; encoded by the coding sequence ATGTACGCGATCGTCAAGACCGGCGGCAAGCAGTACAAGGTTGCTGAAGGTGACCTCGTCAAGGTCGAGAAGATCGAGGGTGAGCCAGGCTCTGCCGTAGCTCTCACCCCGGTTCTGCTCGTCGATGGCGCCGATGTTAAGTCCAAGGCATCCGACTTGGAGAAGGTTTCTGTTTCTGCAGAGATCGTTGAGCAGGGTAAGGGCCCGAAGGTCGATATCCTGAAGTACAAGAACAAGACTGGTTACAAGAGGCGTCTGGGCCACCGTCAGCCTGTGACCACCTTGAAGATCACCGGTATCAAGTAA
- a CDS encoding DUF4233 domain-containing protein translates to MSRDNHHPGGERQPRPPRSSRARGREELIPESEIGPLGMGQAPVKDPLTSFNGMVIASSLTMEALALSFALPMLYKLYDGTLWTPFNYGFVIAAVVFHLVMIAFMNKKWALSVIVWAQLLCVIVGFMVHWAVAAIFIIFGLEWLLAVYLRSNLIARMKRGYLTTQHLNEK, encoded by the coding sequence ATGAGCCGCGACAATCACCACCCAGGCGGAGAGCGCCAACCCCGCCCGCCCCGCAGCAGCCGTGCCCGCGGCCGCGAGGAACTTATCCCTGAAAGCGAGATCGGACCTCTCGGCATGGGCCAAGCCCCAGTCAAGGACCCACTTACAAGCTTCAACGGGATGGTCATTGCCAGCTCCCTAACCATGGAGGCGCTCGCCCTATCCTTCGCACTGCCGATGCTGTACAAGCTGTATGACGGTACCTTGTGGACCCCCTTCAACTACGGGTTTGTCATCGCCGCAGTGGTATTCCACCTAGTGATGATCGCGTTCATGAATAAGAAGTGGGCGCTGTCTGTCATCGTATGGGCGCAGCTTTTGTGCGTCATTGTGGGCTTTATGGTCCACTGGGCTGTGGCCGCCATCTTCATTATCTTCGGTTTGGAGTGGCTATTGGCCGTCTACCTGCGCAGCAACCTCATCGCCCGCATGAAACGCGGTTACCTCACCACGCAGCACCTCAACGAGAAATAG
- a CDS encoding SpaH/EbpB family LPXTG-anchored major pilin — protein MNKVSTRLAAVIAVGTLSVFGTGFAAPAFAQNTTAPEAGVETAPAPVTPSNTAVIDANADVKLTITKYLGDPGDTSTPLSGTQFKIERVDVDLTTQEGWKKLAGYTAENAPIDGDFTEKTKKTGDDGKVTFDSEQDGLKVGAYKVTEISRNGYTTAPPFLVTLPHDENREWVYTQDVKPKNQNIVPSKQVKDADATIGKQLTYTVNAPVPAETLSRFIIQDPLNSALSVKPEDVKVSLEGATNGATLASGDYNITLDDATNTLQVEFTKDGLSKLQEARKSAPGLKVLVEFPATITKAPESGEITNTAKILLPNGAEVDTNGDDPATPDEEEDNPTKTIFGNLTITKTSGNAKEGDSLDGAEFELYQCKQEDDNWQLLGSPLNMATTAEGTPGTTIKTGDSTGTAPNLEAKAAGYAIPIQSFAAETGVKSKDYCVLETKAPKNFVRNEVPQHVTVDPAAKTLAVTVDNQRNSVLGQLPATGAWGIILVFLVGLALLARGIYTSYKDSRSAA, from the coding sequence ATGAATAAAGTTTCCACCCGTCTTGCTGCGGTAATCGCGGTTGGCACTCTCTCCGTCTTTGGCACTGGCTTCGCCGCACCTGCATTTGCTCAAAACACCACAGCCCCTGAAGCTGGGGTGGAGACGGCCCCCGCCCCGGTCACCCCAAGCAATACTGCAGTTATCGACGCTAACGCCGATGTTAAACTCACCATTACTAAATACTTGGGTGATCCGGGGGATACGAGTACACCGCTAAGCGGCACCCAATTCAAAATCGAGCGCGTGGACGTGGACCTAACCACTCAAGAAGGGTGGAAGAAGCTGGCCGGTTACACCGCGGAGAACGCTCCAATTGATGGCGACTTCACCGAGAAGACCAAGAAGACCGGAGACGATGGCAAGGTCACCTTCGATTCTGAGCAGGACGGCCTGAAAGTCGGCGCCTACAAGGTCACCGAAATTAGCCGAAATGGTTACACCACTGCACCGCCATTCCTTGTAACGTTGCCGCATGATGAGAATAGAGAATGGGTCTACACGCAAGATGTAAAACCCAAGAACCAGAATATCGTACCTTCCAAGCAGGTTAAAGATGCCGATGCCACCATCGGCAAGCAGCTGACCTACACCGTTAACGCCCCAGTACCGGCCGAAACACTCAGCCGCTTCATCATTCAAGATCCTCTCAACTCAGCATTGTCTGTAAAGCCTGAGGATGTGAAGGTGTCTCTTGAGGGGGCTACCAATGGCGCAACGCTGGCCTCGGGCGATTACAACATCACCTTGGATGATGCCACCAATACTCTGCAGGTGGAGTTCACTAAGGATGGCTTGTCCAAGCTGCAGGAAGCCCGCAAGTCGGCTCCGGGACTGAAGGTTCTCGTTGAGTTCCCGGCAACCATTACTAAGGCTCCGGAAAGCGGTGAAATCACTAACACCGCGAAGATCCTTCTTCCCAACGGTGCTGAGGTAGATACCAACGGTGATGACCCAGCAACGCCGGATGAAGAAGAAGATAACCCGACCAAGACCATCTTCGGTAACTTGACTATCACGAAGACTTCTGGCAATGCCAAAGAAGGCGATTCGCTCGATGGCGCTGAGTTTGAGCTCTACCAGTGTAAGCAGGAGGACGACAACTGGCAGCTACTCGGTTCCCCACTGAACATGGCTACCACCGCTGAAGGAACCCCGGGAACCACCATTAAGACTGGTGACTCCACGGGTACCGCCCCGAACCTAGAGGCTAAAGCGGCGGGTTATGCCATTCCGATCCAGTCTTTCGCAGCTGAGACCGGCGTCAAGTCCAAGGACTACTGCGTACTTGAGACAAAGGCACCGAAAAACTTCGTCCGCAACGAGGTTCCGCAGCACGTTACCGTCGACCCAGCTGCAAAGACCTTGGCCGTCACGGTGGACAACCAGCGTAACTCGGTCCTAGGACAGCTTCCGGCAACCGGTGCGTGGGGCATAATTTTGGTCTTCCTCGTTGGTCTCGCGCTGCTGGCTCGCGGTATCTATACCTCCTATAAGGATTCCCGTTCTGCTGCATAA
- the arsB gene encoding ACR3 family arsenite efflux transporter, with product MAVPQRPQLSFLDRFLPVWIIIAMAVGLLIGHFLPGIGKALSALEVGGISLPIALGLLVMMYPPLAKVRYEKTRDIAADGRLMVVSIVLNWLVGPALMFTLAWIFLADQPELRTGLIIVGLARCIAMVLVWSDLSCADREATAVLVAINSIFQVAMFGVLGWFYLQILPGWLGLDTTSADFSFWSIVTAVLVFLGVPLLLGVLSRVWGEKAKGRQWYESRFLPAVSPLAMIGLLYTIVLLFSLQGEQLVAQPTAVVKVAIPLVIYFVGMFFLALGVAKLVGMNYAQSASVAFTAAGNNFELAIAVSIGTFGAASAQALAGTIGPLIEIPVLVGLVYVMLWIGPKLFPGDTTLPR from the coding sequence ATGGCCGTTCCGCAACGCCCGCAGTTGTCATTTCTCGATAGATTCCTTCCCGTGTGGATTATCATCGCCATGGCCGTGGGGCTATTGATTGGGCACTTCCTGCCAGGTATTGGAAAGGCCCTATCTGCTTTAGAGGTAGGCGGTATTTCCCTTCCAATCGCGCTGGGCCTGCTAGTTATGATGTATCCGCCCCTGGCCAAAGTCCGCTACGAAAAGACTCGGGATATCGCCGCTGATGGCCGCTTGATGGTGGTTTCCATCGTACTGAACTGGCTGGTGGGCCCCGCATTGATGTTCACCCTGGCGTGGATATTTCTGGCCGATCAACCCGAGCTGCGAACCGGCTTGATTATCGTCGGATTGGCACGCTGTATCGCAATGGTCTTAGTCTGGTCCGACCTCTCCTGCGCCGACCGAGAGGCCACCGCCGTTCTCGTGGCCATTAATTCTATATTCCAGGTAGCTATGTTCGGAGTGCTGGGATGGTTTTATCTGCAGATTCTGCCTGGGTGGTTGGGGCTAGATACCACCTCTGCGGATTTCTCTTTCTGGTCTATTGTTACCGCGGTCCTCGTATTTTTGGGAGTGCCCCTGTTGCTAGGTGTGCTCTCACGGGTCTGGGGAGAAAAGGCCAAAGGCCGCCAATGGTATGAAAGCCGCTTCCTTCCGGCAGTTTCTCCCTTGGCGATGATCGGCTTGCTCTACACCATTGTGTTGTTGTTCTCCCTTCAAGGGGAACAATTGGTAGCGCAGCCCACGGCGGTGGTCAAGGTTGCGATCCCGTTGGTCATTTACTTCGTTGGAATGTTTTTCTTGGCTCTGGGCGTCGCAAAGTTGGTGGGAATGAACTACGCGCAATCCGCTTCTGTAGCATTTACCGCGGCAGGTAATAACTTCGAATTAGCCATTGCGGTTTCCATCGGCACTTTTGGCGCTGCTTCCGCGCAGGCACTAGCCGGCACCATCGGACCGCTCATTGAGATTCCGGTGCTTGTGGGACTCGTGTACGTGATGCTCTGGATAGGACCGAAGCTATTTCCGGGAGACACAACCTTGCCGCGTTAA
- a CDS encoding exonuclease domain-containing protein produces MRGYAVVDIETTGFSYKHGHRIVEIGVVELSPEGAVQDSWETLINPQRHMAATEIHGISASDVLGAPTFVQVADKLAYSLEDRIFVAHNAGFDRTFIQSELLACRACSEEALPAIDTAVLARRYLGLPKVKLGDCCAHLGIHNELAHSALADAMATAQLFQHFLANTPAAQENYMSERLAEQQLYRSLAPHPGWAEPALLSRAAAESAKQAAQYGGWFAGLVAQRETPSNTAAEDYFKLLDAALLDRRLSATEQTQLLAFAQAHGLDEHGLRELHEAYITLLIEEAWADGVVTAEEGTILASAGRALGIPAADIEAALDPDTAPQAEGRHGASSEEAPQGSEEDGSVGGLACMGGIVVSAGERVTITGAKAYSTAEWEEYFAAHGVEIGGLAKKTKVLIAGDPDSQSGKAKKAKQYGIPIVAEDVAREVIRFAD; encoded by the coding sequence ATGCGCGGCTACGCGGTCGTAGACATTGAGACCACCGGATTTTCCTATAAGCACGGGCACCGCATCGTTGAAATTGGCGTCGTGGAGCTATCGCCGGAAGGAGCAGTGCAGGATTCCTGGGAAACACTCATTAACCCGCAACGCCATATGGCGGCCACGGAAATTCATGGCATTTCCGCCTCTGATGTTCTAGGCGCGCCCACCTTTGTGCAAGTAGCGGACAAGCTGGCTTATTCTCTTGAGGACCGCATATTCGTTGCTCACAATGCGGGATTTGATCGGACCTTTATTCAGTCCGAGCTGCTGGCTTGTCGAGCCTGTTCTGAAGAGGCGTTGCCGGCGATCGATACGGCCGTATTGGCACGCAGGTATCTTGGTCTTCCCAAGGTGAAACTGGGGGATTGCTGCGCCCATCTGGGAATTCATAATGAATTGGCACACTCCGCATTGGCGGATGCGATGGCCACGGCGCAGCTATTCCAGCATTTCCTGGCCAATACCCCGGCAGCCCAAGAGAACTATATGAGTGAGCGCTTGGCTGAGCAACAGCTGTATCGCAGCCTGGCACCCCACCCGGGTTGGGCGGAGCCGGCACTTCTTAGCCGCGCAGCTGCGGAATCCGCCAAGCAAGCGGCACAGTACGGCGGCTGGTTCGCCGGGCTCGTCGCACAACGTGAGACGCCATCGAATACGGCTGCGGAAGACTATTTCAAGCTCCTCGATGCCGCCTTGCTTGACCGCCGCCTCTCCGCCACCGAGCAAACCCAATTGCTGGCCTTTGCTCAAGCACATGGGCTCGATGAACATGGCCTGCGCGAGCTGCATGAAGCCTATATCACGCTGCTGATTGAAGAAGCCTGGGCTGATGGTGTTGTCACGGCTGAGGAAGGCACCATCCTGGCTTCTGCCGGACGAGCCTTGGGGATCCCGGCTGCTGATATCGAGGCTGCCTTAGATCCCGACACCGCTCCACAGGCAGAAGGTCGGCATGGTGCCTCTAGCGAAGAGGCGCCGCAAGGTTCTGAAGAGGACGGCAGTGTTGGCGGACTCGCCTGCATGGGCGGCATTGTGGTGAGCGCTGGCGAGCGAGTAACCATTACCGGCGCTAAGGCCTACTCGACTGCGGAATGGGAAGAGTATTTTGCCGCGCACGGCGTGGAAATTGGCGGCCTAGCCAAAAAGACCAAGGTGCTCATCGCCGGTGACCCGGACTCGCAATCGGGCAAAGCCAAGAAAGCGAAGCAGTATGGCATTCCCATCGTTGCGGAAGACGTCGCCCGTGAGGTCATTCGCTTTGCTGATTAG
- a CDS encoding translation initiation factor IF-2 N-terminal domain-containing protein, producing the protein MVAQNSQEATENLKAAASLAQNLDRGQLKDKTRVYALAKQLGLSSRELVAQLKNMGLKKSAQSSLTREEAGQVLDAVANAAALADAPSAQPSTSHTADSTAEPAEEPAKKPAKKRAKRARKATRKSAAAAPKKAADVPETAEQSAEEEEYLRHRVRKNVDNEISQIEDKVEASLAHAAAETADSTDEQEERVEEAQAGTLDTGTVDAAKLHEALAEAGEDFEDDYYAPHIVSRAESEEDSGHYDFAPIFLAPQQDDTAVSGGAVEEVEEDSSDSDDNDISDTENDHAHGHSTASRGSRKSEGRRRGRRGASRGRGADSNQGEHVGEPEHIEEPKAIRGSTRIEAQKRRRAELREKGRNRQHIVSQAEFLARREAVERTMVVRDKEREDGAGIITQVGVLEDDLLVEHFVTTESQASLIGNIYLGRVQNVLPSMEAAFVDIGQGRNGVLYAGEIDWRKTKLHGRARKVENALKSGDQVLVQVAKDPIGHKGARLTTQISLAGRYLVYVPGGRSAGISRKLPAPERKRLKDILGRVVPGDGGAIIRTAAENVPEEAIATDVNRLHSRWEDIIAHAKKEKSSKGAKPVTMYEEPNMLIKVVRDLFNEDFTELIVDGKRSFNTVRAYVDSMAPDLADRVVRYRAKDHGGQDAFEAYRIDEQLHKALSRKVWLPSGGTLVIDRTEAMTVIDVNTGKFTGSGGNLEETVTRNNLEAAEEIVRQMRLRDLGGMIVVDFIDMVLPENQDLVLRRLKEALGRDRTRHQVSEVTSLGLVQMTRKRLGTGLVETFSTECECCNGRGIIIHQYPVDEAEEDQRSKHSGRKSKQHKTPHHDPQQHPAAVALHKHELDDTPGSSKPKRFKKTETPVYGTEREDSARESAQAAKTSLEDLVANVVVDERDTDESDFGAQAQKRDEDRGKERGGGRGRRRAHKKSQAEVSDIEAIAYAAADNAAENDEDQEFNSYVPDADTDADSGAIAKAHPDAGSGSKRGKKPRRATRRSKATRTAASSDQSASEQAPEKLTEQTYEKAVAEFEASPRRKRRTRGNSRSDRRPQPQDFAIYGGQESGVRKSSQNVPAGDDGSANDREPQQGQTGSREDRKGRARGRRRSVRTQQTKRRTTSRVPHQVKEKAQEYEREQAGGSAEQRHAKAAGAARAGRTGGRGRGRRRAVRRSALKKAVAENPKAKKSVQTHAPQQESSLKSPGSGQQAAAGETKVLRRGKKRAVRKKGTSARARAPKVQDNGAQKQPAATGANQDKAHAKSGRGRRRVARRSTS; encoded by the coding sequence ATGGTGGCACAGAACTCTCAAGAAGCAACTGAAAATCTCAAGGCGGCGGCGTCTTTGGCCCAGAACCTAGACCGCGGCCAGCTCAAGGACAAGACCCGCGTCTATGCCCTGGCCAAGCAGCTGGGGCTTTCCTCGCGCGAACTGGTGGCACAGCTTAAGAACATGGGCCTGAAAAAGAGCGCGCAGAGCTCCCTCACCCGCGAGGAAGCAGGCCAAGTACTGGATGCTGTGGCGAATGCCGCCGCGCTTGCCGACGCCCCCTCGGCCCAACCCTCCACTTCCCACACCGCCGACTCCACTGCGGAACCGGCCGAAGAGCCAGCCAAGAAGCCCGCGAAAAAGCGTGCCAAGCGCGCCCGCAAGGCCACGCGCAAGTCCGCTGCCGCAGCGCCAAAGAAGGCTGCAGATGTCCCTGAGACAGCAGAGCAGTCCGCGGAAGAGGAAGAATACCTGCGCCATCGCGTGCGCAAAAACGTGGACAATGAGATCTCGCAGATCGAAGACAAGGTAGAAGCTTCGCTCGCCCACGCTGCGGCCGAAACCGCTGATTCCACAGATGAACAGGAAGAAAGGGTAGAGGAGGCACAGGCCGGCACGCTGGATACCGGCACGGTCGATGCGGCAAAGCTGCACGAGGCGCTTGCAGAGGCAGGCGAGGATTTCGAGGATGACTACTATGCTCCGCACATCGTCTCGCGCGCTGAGTCCGAAGAAGACTCTGGTCACTATGACTTTGCGCCCATCTTCCTAGCCCCGCAGCAGGATGACACGGCCGTTTCCGGAGGTGCGGTTGAAGAAGTAGAGGAAGATTCCTCTGATAGCGATGACAATGACATCAGTGATACGGAGAACGACCACGCACATGGCCACTCCACGGCCAGCCGCGGTTCTAGAAAGTCCGAAGGTCGCCGCCGTGGCCGCCGCGGAGCGTCCCGTGGACGCGGGGCCGACTCCAACCAGGGCGAGCACGTGGGTGAGCCCGAGCACATCGAAGAACCCAAAGCCATTCGTGGTTCCACGCGAATTGAAGCCCAGAAGCGCCGCCGCGCAGAACTGCGCGAAAAGGGCCGCAACCGCCAGCACATTGTCTCCCAAGCGGAGTTCCTTGCCCGCCGCGAAGCCGTGGAACGCACCATGGTGGTGCGCGATAAAGAGCGCGAGGATGGCGCTGGCATCATCACCCAGGTGGGCGTGCTAGAAGATGATCTGCTAGTAGAGCACTTCGTGACCACCGAGTCCCAGGCCTCGCTCATTGGCAATATCTACTTGGGTCGCGTCCAAAATGTGCTCCCGTCTATGGAGGCGGCCTTCGTGGACATCGGACAGGGCCGAAACGGCGTGCTCTATGCCGGTGAAATCGATTGGCGCAAGACCAAGCTGCACGGACGCGCCCGCAAGGTAGAAAACGCCTTGAAGTCCGGCGATCAGGTGCTAGTGCAAGTGGCCAAAGATCCCATCGGCCACAAGGGCGCGCGCCTGACCACCCAGATTTCCCTTGCCGGACGCTACCTGGTCTACGTCCCCGGCGGCCGCAGCGCCGGCATTTCCCGCAAACTGCCCGCCCCGGAGCGCAAGCGCTTGAAGGATATCCTCGGCCGGGTAGTGCCGGGCGATGGCGGCGCGATTATCCGCACCGCTGCCGAAAATGTTCCGGAAGAGGCCATTGCTACCGATGTCAACCGCCTGCACAGCCGGTGGGAAGACATCATTGCCCACGCCAAGAAGGAAAAGTCCTCCAAGGGCGCCAAGCCGGTGACCATGTATGAAGAGCCAAACATGCTCATCAAGGTGGTGCGCGATCTCTTCAACGAGGATTTCACCGAGCTCATCGTCGATGGCAAGCGTTCTTTCAATACCGTGCGCGCCTACGTCGATTCCATGGCGCCGGACCTTGCGGACCGTGTGGTGCGCTACCGTGCCAAGGACCACGGCGGGCAGGACGCCTTCGAGGCTTACCGCATAGACGAGCAGCTGCATAAGGCGCTCTCGCGCAAGGTGTGGTTGCCCTCCGGCGGCACGTTGGTCATCGACCGCACCGAGGCCATGACCGTCATTGACGTCAATACCGGAAAATTCACCGGTTCTGGCGGCAACCTGGAAGAAACGGTAACCCGCAATAACCTGGAGGCGGCCGAAGAAATCGTGCGCCAGATGCGCCTGCGCGATCTCGGCGGCATGATCGTGGTGGACTTTATCGATATGGTCCTGCCGGAAAATCAGGACTTGGTCCTGCGCCGCCTGAAGGAGGCTTTGGGCCGCGATCGCACCCGCCACCAAGTATCCGAGGTTACCTCCCTGGGCCTAGTTCAGATGACCCGCAAGCGCTTGGGCACCGGCCTGGTGGAGACATTTTCCACCGAGTGCGAGTGCTGCAATGGCCGCGGCATCATCATTCACCAGTACCCGGTGGATGAGGCCGAGGAGGATCAGCGTTCTAAGCACTCTGGCCGCAAGTCGAAGCAACACAAGACGCCGCACCACGATCCCCAGCAGCACCCGGCTGCGGTGGCGCTGCATAAGCATGAACTTGACGACACCCCAGGTTCCTCCAAACCCAAGCGATTCAAGAAGACCGAGACGCCGGTCTATGGCACTGAGCGCGAAGACTCTGCTCGGGAATCTGCGCAGGCCGCAAAGACCTCGCTGGAAGATCTCGTAGCCAACGTTGTCGTGGATGAGCGTGACACGGACGAATCGGACTTCGGCGCGCAGGCACAGAAACGAGACGAGGATCGCGGCAAGGAGCGCGGAGGCGGCCGAGGCCGCCGCCGCGCACACAAGAAGAGCCAGGCTGAAGTATCCGATATCGAGGCCATCGCGTATGCTGCGGCGGATAATGCCGCTGAAAACGATGAGGACCAAGAGTTCAATTCCTACGTCCCCGACGCGGATACGGACGCAGATTCGGGTGCCATCGCAAAGGCCCACCCTGACGCTGGGTCGGGATCCAAACGCGGCAAGAAGCCGCGCCGGGCGACGCGCCGTTCCAAGGCCACGCGCACTGCCGCAAGCAGCGACCAGAGCGCATCGGAGCAGGCTCCAGAAAAGTTAACTGAACAGACCTATGAAAAAGCCGTGGCCGAGTTTGAGGCTTCCCCGCGCCGCAAGCGCCGTACCCGCGGCAATTCGCGCTCCGATAGGCGCCCGCAGCCGCAGGACTTCGCAATCTACGGTGGGCAGGAGTCTGGCGTTCGCAAGTCCTCCCAAAATGTGCCTGCCGGAGACGACGGTAGCGCCAACGACAGAGAGCCCCAGCAGGGGCAGACCGGCTCGCGCGAAGATCGCAAAGGTCGCGCTCGTGGCCGCCGTCGGTCGGTCCGCACCCAGCAGACCAAGCGCCGTACCACTTCGCGCGTGCCGCACCAGGTGAAGGAGAAGGCACAGGAATACGAGCGTGAGCAGGCGGGCGGATCTGCCGAGCAGCGGCATGCAAAGGCTGCTGGTGCCGCGCGTGCGGGGCGTACTGGCGGTAGAGGCCGCGGACGTCGTCGCGCGGTGCGCCGGTCTGCCCTCAAGAAGGCGGTAGCAGAGAACCCGAAGGCAAAGAAATCCGTTCAGACGCATGCTCCGCAACAGGAAAGCTCGCTGAAAAGCCCTGGTTCGGGTCAGCAGGCGGCTGCGGGCGAAACCAAGGTGCTGCGCCGTGGAAAGAAGCGGGCGGTGCGTAAAAAGGGGACGTCGGCAAGAGCAAGAGCCCCAAAGGTGCAGGATAACGGCGCCCAAAAGCAGCCTGCCGCGACCGGCGCCAACCAGGATAAGGCGCACGCTAAGTCAGGACGCGGCCGGCGCCGTGTAGCACGGCGAAGCACGTCTTAG
- a CDS encoding transcriptional regulator, with translation MEFVSALQGLLSLVHSPKRLAVMACLNSVETANYQTLKAYMGVGYPALSKAVGALEEAGLVNVSKAFDGKTPITDLSLSRKGRKVYAEYLECLDRIVVGFGS, from the coding sequence ATGGAATTTGTATCAGCCTTGCAGGGGTTGCTGTCCCTGGTGCATTCACCTAAACGCTTGGCCGTGATGGCCTGCCTTAATTCCGTGGAAACAGCTAACTATCAAACCTTGAAGGCCTATATGGGCGTAGGCTATCCGGCCTTATCAAAGGCGGTAGGCGCGCTCGAAGAGGCTGGGCTGGTCAATGTATCAAAAGCCTTTGATGGCAAAACCCCAATCACCGATCTTTCCTTATCAAGAAAAGGGCGAAAGGTATATGCCGAATATCTGGAGTGCCTCGATAGGATAGTCGTAGGATTTGGCTCGTAG
- a CDS encoding ArsR/SmtB family transcription factor: MDSSPSNADNTPDAECCSLSSGPLSQSDSLRFSQQFKVLADPARLSLLSILCDEGCGPMSVTELTALSGLSQPTVSHHLARMRESGLLIKQQCGRTVTHRVQKQAFTELRQLLSFD, from the coding sequence ATGGACTCCTCCCCTAGCAATGCCGATAACACCCCCGACGCGGAGTGCTGCTCACTGAGCAGTGGGCCGCTCAGCCAGAGCGACTCCCTGCGCTTTTCCCAGCAATTTAAGGTCCTTGCTGACCCAGCCCGCCTGAGCCTGTTATCCATTTTGTGCGACGAGGGCTGCGGCCCGATGAGTGTTACGGAGTTGACCGCGCTTTCCGGCCTTAGCCAACCGACGGTCTCGCATCACCTTGCTCGCATGCGAGAATCCGGGCTTTTAATCAAGCAACAGTGCGGCCGAACAGTTACTCACCGAGTGCAAAAACAGGCCTTCACTGAATTGCGCCAGCTCCTCTCATTTGACTAA
- the ndk gene encoding nucleoside-diphosphate kinase, whose amino-acid sequence MTERTLILIKPDGVKNGHVGEIISRIERKGLKLAELDLRVADRETAEKHYEEHKDKPFFGDLVEFITSAPLIAGVVEGERAIEAWRQLAGGTDPVSKATPGTIRGDFALTVGENIVHGSDSPESAEREIAIWFPNL is encoded by the coding sequence ATGACTGAACGTACACTGATTCTCATCAAGCCGGACGGCGTAAAGAACGGCCACGTAGGCGAAATCATTTCCCGCATCGAGCGCAAGGGCCTGAAGCTGGCCGAGCTCGACCTGCGCGTTGCGGACCGCGAGACCGCGGAGAAGCACTACGAGGAGCACAAGGATAAGCCATTCTTCGGTGACCTCGTCGAGTTCATCACCTCCGCACCGCTTATCGCTGGTGTTGTCGAGGGCGAGCGTGCCATCGAGGCATGGCGTCAGCTGGCTGGCGGCACTGACCCAGTATCTAAGGCAACCCCGGGCACCATCCGCGGTGACTTCGCTTTGACTGTGGGCGAGAATATCGTGCACGGCTCCGACTCCCCAGAGTCCGCTGAGCGCGAAATCGCTATCTGGTTCCCGAACCTTTAA